GCCGGTGTAATATCGCTTGTAGCTGGTCTTGATGGCGTCCTCTATTAGCCCTGGGTCTTCTAGTATGTCTATCTCTTTCTCACTGAACTCGTGGAGCGCCTTATAGGGGCACATCAGGCATGCGACACGGGGTAGGCCGTCATAGTAGTCGGGGTGGACGAGGCCTAGCTCGCGTACATTCTTAACGATGTCGAGTATAGTCCATATGTATATCGGTCTTATTCTGCCCCCGTCGTATATCCTCGGACGCTGTGGAGACATCCTGTAGAGGCGGTTGAACCGCTTAAACGCCTCAGTCATACGGTCACCATCGGCTGTTACGTCGGGCCTCCTAGCCTTCTTTAGCTGCTTTATCGGCCTCAGTTTCATGTAGGTACACCAACGCTTGCCACGGTACGGCAGACCCTCCTCTAGCAGCCTCTTCTTCATTAGCTCCCGGTCAGCCTCTACGACTTCTATTTCGATACCAAGCTTCTCTGCTGTCCTCACGGAGAAATCGATGTTCCTTGGAGGCTCCAGGTAGGGCACGTAGCTGTACACAGCGTATACCTTAAGTCCCCTAATCTTCTCCCGGAGCTTAGCCATTATAGCCATAACAGATGTACTGTCCTTGCCACCGCTGAAGTTTACTACAACAGTTTTTCCTTCAAGCTTCTCGCCGTACTGCCTATAGATCCATTCTACGTACTCGTCTAGGTTCCAGGCAACATAAACAAGAGGCCAGGGGATATCTTCGACGAGTCGCGCATACTCTATCTTGACATCATCTACTACCAAGAGTCCTTTGTCGATAAACGAGTCTATCTTTATGGCTCTTTCTGTGTCTATCCATAGATAGCTGCCACGCCTATTACCATCCGGAGCGAAGACTACGCTAAACTCCACTGACGATATTACATACCCTGTTATCTCACCGTTGCTGCTTAACGCCGGATACCTCTCCATAGAACCCCCGGAATAGAGACTGGCAGCGGAAATGGCCTCTTAAAAACTACGAATGGACGGATCTCGATGGTAGTGCTCCACGCATCGTTATCCGTTATACAATATTAGAAGGGGTTGTACCCTTCCTTTAGCCACTTGGCCACATCGAGTGCATGGTATGTTAGTATTAGGTCCGCTCCAGCCCTCTTTATCGCCGTGAGTATCTCTAGGGTTACTAGCTTCTCGTCTATCCACCCTTTCTCAGCAGCAGCCTTTACCATTGAGTACTCGCCGCTCACATTGTACGCTGCTAGAGGATAGTGGGGGAAGTTCTCCTTGACTAGCCTTATCACGTCGAGATAGGCTAGAGCCGGCTTAACCATCAATATGTCTGCACCCTCCTCAATATCTAGTATAACCTCCTTTATCGCCTCCATAGCGTTCCTGGGATCCATCTGGTAGCTTCTCCTGTCTCCAAACCTTGGCGCTGATTCCGCAGCAGCGCGGAAGGGCCCGTAGAACCCACTAGCATACTTAACAGCGTAGCTCATTATGCCGACTTCTGTGAAGCCCTCCTTGTCCAACTCCTCGCGTATAGCCTGGACCATACCATCCATCATGCCAGAGGGTGCTACGAAGTCAGCACCAGCCTCTGCATGTGCCACCGCCATTCGCGCTATTACTTTGAGTGTAGAGTCATTGTCTATGAGCTTTCTACCACGCTTCTCTACAGGTATGCCACAGTGACCGTGGGTCGTGTATCCACATATGCAAACGTCTGTGAAGATTACTGGCTCTTCGCCGAACTCGCGGCGTATAGTCTTAACTGCCTTTGGTACAGGGCCCTTAGGGTCATAGGCTGGTGTCCCCATATGATCCTTCTTCTCAGCTGGCGGTATACCAAATAGTATTATGGCCTTGACTCCTAGCTCTAGGGCCTTGGAAACTATGTCTGTGACCTTCTCCACAGGATAACGGTACTGACCAGGCATCGCGTCTATGGGCTCGGGCTCGCTTATACCCTCACGGACGAACACCGGGTATATCAGATCGTTTACGGTGAGTGTTGTCTCTGCTACTAGATCCCTTATGCTCTTCGTCAAGCGCAGCCGGCGGGGACGTAGCTCGGGGAAGAGGGGCACGGCTGAGCACCAGCCCTAGTCCCTGTAGGGATTCACATGTAGTATCCTAGACTATGTCCACGGGGATATACGTGCTACCACAGCATTAATTGAGGATAGCCAGCCTAGAGCTGCCGTGAGGCCGCCTAGAGAAGGGTAGGAACCTCATGACAGCCAAGTTCATAGTTGTCTACCATGAGCCGGGTGACCCTTCGGAGAGCGAGCGCGTACACAAGCTAGTAGAGCAAGTACGTCTACTAGGCGACGTGGACGTGGAAGCAGTATCGCTGAAGAAGTTCACAGGATGCCGTAACTGTAGGCGTGTATACTTGCTCATGTTTACGCGTGGAGGCCACTGGTTAAGCTTAAAAGAGTATGGCGTAGACGCCGTACTAGTGCCGCCCTACGTTACAGCTTCAGCCATAATCGCCGAACTGGATAAGCGCAGACTAGATAGCGTCATGCTCGTCGCCCTACGTGCGAAACGGCTCCTGGACGCACAGCACTATGACTTAGAATTGATAAGGAAGCTCGTAGCCGCGAAGGGGCTAGACGCAGAAGTGCGACTACTTGACGAGATGAGTACTGCCAAGAAGCCGGAGACTACGAAGCCAGTAGCGCCTCTAGCACTATTATCGGGCAGACTTGTTAGAGCTGCCTGCTCCCTCACAGAGGGACCATGCCTGGGCCCTCTTCTACACTATGGCTGGTGGCACATACTCTCATGGCTCGTCAGCGACATGTTAGCCCCAGACATAACTACATAAAGCCCCTAAAAGGGTACAATAGAGTCATGGCGTAGAGGGGCCGAAAAGGGCTCCGCGCGGGTAGGGCTGGGGGCTCGCCCTCCCCCGAGCCCCGAAATGGGCGTAATGCGGGGGCCAGTAACCCGCACGCTGGCCACGGCGGTCCACGGCAGACCCGGCCGACCAATGACCCCCGTCCCGCGGGGCCGGCGGCGGCGGAGCCCCCTCCGGAGGGAGGGAGGCTACCGCCCTTACCGGGGGAAACAGGCCAGGCCCGGAAGGGAGCAACCTAACCCCGGACGCCCGGCGTTCGCGGGGGTGCGGGGTGAGGCAACGGCCGGGCCCCCTGCCGCGGCGCCGTCGTGGCTGGCGTGCGGGGGCCGCGCGGGCCCTCGGCAAACCTGGGCAAACAACTCACAACGTCAATATTCTCGTTCCTGGACGCATATATCACTTAGAAAATAAGAGACAGCCCATTCTCTCCTCTAGAAGATGGCCCGGGTATCGCCCGGGCGACTGCGCCGCGTAGCGGCGCCTGGGGGATGACCCCGGGTATCCGTTCCAGGCCCCGCTGATGGGGCACACCCTCTACGCTCCTAAGACTTCCTAAGACTCTATATCATCAAAACTAGGTAACGTTATCTACTAATAATTCCTACAAGACATTACTCTGTGACAGCAACGTATTCCGGCAACCATGTTAGTAGTTCCTCTATCACTTGGTCTGGGTCGCTTATCTCCTCGATCTCCTCCTCTTCGCTTGATATTATTCCTTGGAGTGCATGAATTATAGCCGATAATGTCAACGTGTAGGACTCCTTCATGAGTCTCGAAAGCTTGTCTGCAGCCTCTACTACGCGGCCCCAGGCGTTCTCGGCTTCCAATGCCACACAGAAATCGTCGGGCTCTTCGGTACCAAAGTGGCATATTAGGTAAAGATTGTCTGTAATTCTTACGCCTACTATACGTGAGCCTCTATACTCCTCCGAGCCTAGCACTGCGTGACCTAGACCCTTCTCCACTATCTCGCGTAGCGGCAGCTTCGAGAGGGGTGGACCTTGAATGCTTCCACGCAGCCTTATACCGCGCAGCGTCTCGAGCGCGTTATAGACGTCGTCATACTTGACTGATATCTGCATAGACAATGAGTCTCCCCTCACAGCTTCACCGCTTCTAGCACTCTAGTCTTCACGCTACCGGCATGTGTAGAGTTTAGGATACGAGGATTTATACTATAGCTTGACTAGCTTAGCTATGAAGAAGCCTTGTGTCTTGTGTAAGTGCGGTAGTAGGCGCTGGCTCCGGGGTAAGCGGCGTGGTTTCTCGCCTAGCACCGGCTCCGGCTCCACAATCTCGACGTCACTGTGACGTTCAAGTAGCCTCCTTATAACCCATATAGTTTCACTACGGGTTAGCGTGCAGACGCTATACACTATTGTGCTACCAGGCAGCGCTGCCTCGACAACTGCTGAGACTATACGGAGTTGAAGCCTACGGAAGTAGTGTATATCTCCACGGGTGAGCCAGAGCTTTACCTCCGGCTCGTATTGAAGCCTGCCTATATCGCTGCAAGGCGGGTCTACAACAGTTACATCAAACCCGCGGAGGTATGGCTGCCGTGCATCCCCGGCTACGAGGTCAATTATGTGGCCTACTGCCAGTCGGCTTAACGTGCGCCTAGCCTCACGTATACGCTCAGGCTTGACATCACCTGCTACCACGTAGCGCGCCCCGAGCCACGCCATGTGGCTCGCCTTCACCGCAGCGCCAGCCGTAGGGTCTACTGCCACACTATCCCGGGGCCGTGCAACCCAGGAGACTAGCGCCGAGGCCTTGTCCTGCAGTATGTAGAGACCCTTCTGGTACTCCTCCGTGCGAGTCGCCTTGGAGTCGCCCGACACTATGCGGGCAATGTCTGGCAAGTCTCTGTCAGGCTCTATCTCAACCCCTTGGCCTCGGAGCCTCTCACGAAGCCACTCGATGTCTACCTCGGGCTTCACACGTATCCAGCGCGTAGGATCTTGATTCAGCGACTCTAGCAACCTAGGTAACTCGGGAATTTCTGCTCCGAGCAGCTCCTCTACCATCCAGCGTGGGAAGCTGTATAGTACGCTAAGCTTCTCGACCCCGCCGAGGCCTCGTACGAACTCCTGCGGCTCGGCGCCCCTCAGCTCGAGTATCTTGTCAGCATCTAACCCGGCCCTAGGAGCCAGCTTTCGCGCCCTTGTAGGTTTGAGCTTATCGCTCAGCGCCTCGTAGACTAGTATCCTTGCGAGCATCCAGCGCGTCGAGTGGCTAGGAGGCCCGTAGCCTAAACTCTCTAGCACCTTGTCTAGCAACATATAGTTCCGCGCCACACCTAGCGTCAATACCCTCACTATTGGCTTCATATAGTCCAGCTCCGGGTTCCGCGAGAAGAACCTCGTTGCTGTATCGCGTAGGGAGGCGCGGTGACGCACAGTCTCTGACAGTATTCGTGCTGCAACCTCTTCTGGCAGAACCATAGTACCATCCCCTAACCTGCATTACCCTTTACACACCACTTGAACCCGTACCTTCGAGAGCCTAGCTAGCAACAAACATAAGCAAGACCCTAACTAGTATACTTAGAGATCGTTTTACGTGGCAGTGATACCCGGCTATTCAGTGTTCTCCGAAGCGTGGTGAGTGATAATGCCTGCCAGACTACAGCAGCCAAGTAGGCGGCTCATCTGGGCCCTCCTAGCAGTAGTAGGCTATATACTAAGCCCGTTATCATGGTGGAATGACGTATTCGTGAACATACCGATAGCCGTCGCAACTGCATGGCTATTAAACACACTGCTCGGAGTCGACCAGCTAGTAGGCTTCTACATCGGCTACATGGCGTCCAATATCCTAGGCCTCTATCTACTGGCACTCGGCGTCAGCGGAACGGTAGCAAGAAAGATTGACCGCAAGACGCTAGCCAAGATGATGGTTATGGGTGCCCTCTACACGTTAGTTGCCGCGCTCATCCTCGGCAGACTCGGCCTCCTCTAGAGCACGCTCCATAGCTTGATTAGCTACAGGCTGCAGTTCAAGGAGTGGTAGCGCCCTCCGCACCTCACGCAGATAGTCCATGTCAACCATACCCTCAACGTAAACCTCTCTAGTTCCCGCGTCAAGAACAACGAAACCCATGGGGTCTACTAGCATACTCCGCCCCACGAAATCGGGCCCCGTCATCGAGGCTATAGCCAGGTACACTGTGTTTTCTGAAGCCCTGGCTTGAGCTAGGAAGCGAAGCTGCTCCTCCTTACCCGAGCCACGGTACCAGGCAGCTGGAACCAAGACCAGCTCAGCGCCCTGGAGAGCAAGGCTCCTAGCCATCTCAGGGAACCGAAGCTCAAAACACACGATGACACCAACACGGAGCCCTGCTACTTCAACCAGGCTGGGCGGCTTATCGCCACGGCACAGAACACTGGACTCCCGGTAGCCCAGAGCATCAAAGAGCACATTCTTCCGGTAGACAACCTCTACACCGCCACCCGGCCGCACCATGACTACAGAGCTGTACACACAGTCACCACTTCTCTCGAGGAACCCCGAGAAAACATGGACACCGTACTCCACTGCAGCCCACTCAAGGGCTTCGGCGAAGATGCTCTCCTCGAGGCTCTCCGCCCTCCGGCGCAGCTCCCCCGCCGGGACACCCGCAGGGTAGACATTAGCATACTCGGGAAGCAGAACAACATCCGCCTCAACACGAGCACTGCCAAGCAGCTCCCTAACACGTACACCGCTTTCTCTGGGACTATAGCCCGGCATATACTGGAGAATACCAAGCCTAGCCTGCAACAGAGACCACCGAACTATCTCTGCTGACACAACCACGGCCAGACACAGGCTAAATGCCTGCCCAGAGCCGTCTCCCTGCGCTACGATTACTAGGGGAGCACAGAGGCGTCCTGAGATAATACTTCACTGAATGACGGGAACATTAGAGTTACAGACGTAACCCCAATATATAAAGAAGGACTACCATTGTAGCCTAGCTGAAGCCCCCTGGAGGCCTCCAGCATTGATGATAAGCCTGGGGCGTGGAGAACCCGTCATCAAGCCCGAAGAATGGGTAAACGGCTCCAAGTCTCCATGTGACGGGGTTCTCCTCGCCTTTTGGGGCACACCACTCGACATAGGCAAAGAGATACTAGAAGATGTTGAAGAGGTGGATCTGGGAGGGGTACCTGTTCTCCGGAGCATAAAGGGCATATATAGGGGCAAGACTATCTGTATTGTACAGCTCTACTTCGGCGCGCCAGCCTCAGCCATGGCGCTAGAACTACTGATAGCTATGGGTGCTAGAGAGTTCATAGTCTATGGCGCCGCTGGCGCTGTGCATCCGAGCGTAAGGGTGTACGACATAGTAGTGCCAACATGGGGTGTAAGAGAGGAGGGAACAAGCTACCATTACCTACCCCCATACGTGGTGCCAAGGCCGGGCCAGAGAATAACCAGGATCCTACAACATGAGCTAGGCCGCACAGCCGAACGGCTGAGAGTAAAGCTACACACGGGCGGCGTATGGTCGACCGACGCAATCTTCCGTGAAACCCGGGACAAGGTCCAGAGGTACAGCTCCATGGGAGTCCTAGCCGTGGACATGGAGAGCACCGCACTAATGGCCATAGCCATGTATAGGAGGGTCGAACTAGGCATAGCACTCGTCATAACAGATGAGCTACACGGAAAGGAATGGGGCATAAAGTGGAACGTACACGGAGACAAGGAGAGGAGAATAGAAAGAGAGGTAGTAATGGCAGCTATAAGAACTCTATCAGAAGCTTAGGCTTGCTCCACTCCGCATTATGCTTGCATTATACTTAGAGGTCAGAGCCACAGCAGCCCCTACCTAACCTATCCAACGCTATCGCTATACCAGATACCGCAGGACCACATACCGCTACATTATCAGCCAAGTCCTGCAGGAGATGCAGCGCCAAACCACTGTTTAGGAAAGCCCGCACATGCTGCTGGTCTCGGCGGCTACCACACCAGAGACGAAGATGGCCTGGAGCGCTTGATAGAGCTGAAGGTGTCTACACCCCGCCGCCTTTAAGGCCCTTAAAGGCTGTGTGGTGGGAACTAACGGTGAGGAAGCTCGATGGTAGACCTCATACTATGCGACAGACGCGTTACATGGCTTACCAGCGTCGATAGGATAGTCGAAGACCTCTATGAAGGCCTCAAGGCAAGGGACTGTAGGGTCGAGTGGACTGATGGGACTCTAGTAGCATCTTGTAGGGGCTGCATCCTCCGGGCACGTGTATGGGCCGAGGATGCATCAGAGATGGTGAGAGCGCTAGGCGCGCTCGCTGAGGAGGCGGTGAAACGTGGCTGGGGTGCTGTCGGATTAGAGGTGAGGATCTCTAGGGGTTGTGACTGGCTCTGCGAGGCCGTGTACATACTACTTATGAGAGGAGGAGGCTAGCCATTACTCAAGTTTTGTAGCATACTGCTTCATTATTGCACTAGCCACGCTACGCAAGTTCCTATGAAAAATAATAAGCAGAGCACAGCTACTATATGTAAGTACCCTACTGTAGGGCTGCATTGACCGCCTCATAGGCATTTATTATACCATAACCATATAGTTCATCGTAGCCTACGGCTCCGGCATCCACAGCTGTCACATGGAGTATACCTCTGATCGTTGATGTGTCCATATCAGTCTCCGTGCCGGGCGGTAGCAACGGTAGACCATTTGCTAATCTGGCAGCTTGTATCAGCGCCACTGTTCCTGAGACATGAGGTGTTGCCATACTTGTACCGCTTAGGGTCTCATAAGTGTCGTCGGGATAAGTGCTGAGAATATCTACGCCAGGAGCAGCCACCTCTGGGTTTCTGTTGCTCCAGTCGGGTACTGTACCGTTCTCGTCCACAGCACCTACAGCTATTACCTCAGGATAAGCGGCTGGATAGCTTGGAGTGTCGGCGCCCTCATTGCCAGCAGCGGCCACTATTACTATGCCGTAGTCGTAGGCAGCTTTTATTATGTCGTGAAGCTCTGGCGGCGGGTCAGGGCCGCCTAGACTCATGCTTATTACCTCGGGTGCATCGTCCTCAGGGTCGCCCACTATCACGCCATCACCGTCAGCGTCTATTACACCATCAGGACCCTTCACTGCCATGTCTATGGCTATTATCAGGTCGCTCCACTGACCCATACCGCCATTATTGAGAGCTTTTATCATGTATACCTCCACACCGGGGGCAACACCCACCACGCCTATGTCGTTGTCAAGAGCTGCTATAGTCCCCGCCACGTGGGTGCCATGACCGTTTATGTCATCGAAGTTCTCTGTTATCCTACCGTTGAGCACAGATATGCCCCACTTTATGTTGGCCGCTAGGTCCGGGTGATCCCTGTCTACACCAGTATCTATGATGGCCACCTCTATCTCGCTGTCGCCGTCACCGTTGACGTCTACGAAGCCGTTTATGCCTAGTGGCCACACCTTTTCTGCGTCAATGTAGTCCACACCCCAAGGTAGAGTCTCTGCTGGCTGGCTCTTCGCAGGACCACGCCCTACAGGAGGAGCATTTACCTTAACTTCCAACGTCTTTACTTCACCATCCATGGATACATGCAGTACACCGGGAAGCTTCTTCAGCAGGCCAACGGCTTTCCCGGGCACACTTACTATCGCGACTGGTGCTAGGTCTGCTACGTATATCAGCTTGCCACCCAAAGCTTCTACTGCACGTGAGTTGAACTGAGCCTTGTCGATCCTTAGAATCAATGTAACTGACGACGATGCAGCATAAGCCGTTGTTAGCGGCATCATAACCGACGTGCTGACTAATACTGCTAAGAGCAGTATTGATGCAACAATTCTTGTCTTCAAACTCACGATTCCTCCCCCTATATGGTTTTGCAGAACAGCTCTACTAAGATTCGAGCCTGCTAGACATTTTTACTTTTTATGTTTACACACTATATAACACGACCACGCCGCAAACCTTATGTTAATTGAGTTATCAATCATGTTGTGGGATTCGAGAAAGGTGCAAAGACCAAGCCTAAGCCATTCACAACAATTAGAGATGATTATTGCATGCCAGATAATTCGCGGGCTTGGGGACAATGTATATTAGCCGACTGAACGGCGTGATAGAAGTAACCCTCTGATACCAGTCCTACAGGAAGATTGCCAGAACACAGCACAGTACTGGTAAAATCTTAGAGGAGGCATCAATGGTATAGTGGACGATTAGACTATATGATATGTTTGTGGCGGGCCCGCCGGGATTTGAACCCGGGACCTCCGGCTCCGGAGGCCGGCGCTCTATCCTGGCTGAGCTACGGGCCCAGCCATTCCTGGCAGGCTGGAGTGGATCCCCGAGTGTACTATGCCGTTGCCTGGTGGGGTTCTATTACTCCTTTGCTCCCTAGGAGGAGTTATCGGTTCTAGCTCTTTTCTGCTGCTTTTGCAAGAGCTTCAGCTAGCTCTAGGAGTTTTGCTTCGGGATCTTGTGCCTTCATTACTGCTGATGCTACTAGAACGCCATTAGCGCCAAGCTTTAGGGCTGCAGCCGCATCTTCTCCAGTTGTTATGCCTGCCCCTGCTAGTATTGGTACATCCGGGTTCACCATACGCACTAGCTGTATAGTTGATGTCACGACTTCGGGCTTCGCTTTTGAGACTGATACTCCAGTGCCTATTAGTTCAGGGGGCTCTATGGCTATTATCGTAGGAGATAGTATTGCTACTGCAGCTGCAGCTGTTGGTGTATCTGCGCAGACAAGCGTCTCGAGGCCTAGCTGAGTAGCACGCCTGACTAGTACGTCTATATCACTCAACCTAATGCGATGCTCGCTATGGTTTAACAGGGTACCCTTCGCGCCTGCTTCTTTCAAAGCCTCTAGGGGGAGGTAGCCGGTATAGGCACCAGGCTCTATCGGATCAGCGTGCTGCGCATAGACCACTACCTTGTCTGTTGATTCGCTTATTCGCGTGATCTCGGTAGCCGGTACGGCTAGTATGAATCGTACTATACCATTGTATTCCTCTGCGAGCTTCTCGGCTGTAAGTGCTATTGCTAGCCCAGTTTCGCCAAAGGCTGAGGGATAAGCCTTGTAGTTAACAGCTAACACTGGCACACCCTTATAGTTCCTCGATGCTTCTCTGCGGGATGTATAGTACGCGTGGAGCGATGAGAGTAGAACTGTACCCATGGCTTGTACGCCCCCATGAGTCTTTTTAGAGGGCATACCCGCGTCGGGTCTTGGACGCCTAGACATCTTTCCATGGTCTACGAATAAAGCTTCTATTACAGAATATAGCTGTACACGATAAGCGAAGATACCTTAGGATAAGA
The window above is part of the Pyrodictium delaneyi genome. Proteins encoded here:
- a CDS encoding phosphoadenosine phosphosulfate reductase family protein; the protein is MERYPALSSNGEITGYVISSVEFSVVFAPDGNRRGSYLWIDTERAIKIDSFIDKGLLVVDDVKIEYARLVEDIPWPLVYVAWNLDEYVEWIYRQYGEKLEGKTVVVNFSGGKDSTSVMAIMAKLREKIRGLKVYAVYSYVPYLEPPRNIDFSVRTAEKLGIEIEVVEADRELMKKRLLEEGLPYRGKRWCTYMKLRPIKQLKKARRPDVTADGDRMTEAFKRFNRLYRMSPQRPRIYDGGRIRPIYIWTILDIVKNVRELGLVHPDYYDGLPRVACLMCPYKALHEFSEKEIDILEDPGLIEDAIKTSYKRYYTGTGIPWEEFRSQHLWRHHPIVAKKLYTAKKILDKMNLEEVDRETIESMYKSLWTNPLPRAERINPDDAVKVIGEVVAAAYEEAVARASEAARLVQAERLMEEEAIGCACGSV
- the hemB gene encoding porphobilinogen synthase; translated protein: MPLFPELRPRRLRLTKSIRDLVAETTLTVNDLIYPVFVREGISEPEPIDAMPGQYRYPVEKVTDIVSKALELGVKAIILFGIPPAEKKDHMGTPAYDPKGPVPKAVKTIRREFGEEPVIFTDVCICGYTTHGHCGIPVEKRGRKLIDNDSTLKVIARMAVAHAEAGADFVAPSGMMDGMVQAIREELDKEGFTEVGIMSYAVKYASGFYGPFRAAAESAPRFGDRRSYQMDPRNAMEAIKEVILDIEEGADILMVKPALAYLDVIRLVKENFPHYPLAAYNVSGEYSMVKAAAEKGWIDEKLVTLEILTAIKRAGADLILTYHALDVAKWLKEGYNPF
- a CDS encoding RsmB/NOP family class I SAM-dependent RNA methyltransferase, yielding MVLPEEVAARILSETVRHRASLRDTATRFFSRNPELDYMKPIVRVLTLGVARNYMLLDKVLESLGYGPPSHSTRWMLARILVYEALSDKLKPTRARKLAPRAGLDADKILELRGAEPQEFVRGLGGVEKLSVLYSFPRWMVEELLGAEIPELPRLLESLNQDPTRWIRVKPEVDIEWLRERLRGQGVEIEPDRDLPDIARIVSGDSKATRTEEYQKGLYILQDKASALVSWVARPRDSVAVDPTAGAAVKASHMAWLGARYVVAGDVKPERIREARRTLSRLAVGHIIDLVAGDARQPYLRGFDVTVVDPPCSDIGRLQYEPEVKLWLTRGDIHYFRRLQLRIVSAVVEAALPGSTIVYSVCTLTRSETIWVIRRLLERHSDVEIVEPEPVLGEKPRRLPRSQRLLPHLHKTQGFFIAKLVKL
- a CDS encoding nitrilase-related carbon-nitrogen hydrolase — protein: MQARLGILQYMPGYSPRESGVRVRELLGSARVEADVVLLPEYANVYPAGVPAGELRRRAESLEESIFAEALEWAAVEYGVHVFSGFLERSGDCVYSSVVMVRPGGGVEVVYRKNVLFDALGYRESSVLCRGDKPPSLVEVAGLRVGVIVCFELRFPEMARSLALQGAELVLVPAAWYRGSGKEEQLRFLAQARASENTVYLAIASMTGPDFVGRSMLVDPMGFVVLDAGTREVYVEGMVDMDYLREVRRALPLLELQPVANQAMERALEEAESAEDERGN
- a CDS encoding nucleoside phosphorylase, which codes for MISLGRGEPVIKPEEWVNGSKSPCDGVLLAFWGTPLDIGKEILEDVEEVDLGGVPVLRSIKGIYRGKTICIVQLYFGAPASAMALELLIAMGAREFIVYGAAGAVHPSVRVYDIVVPTWGVREEGTSYHYLPPYVVPRPGQRITRILQHELGRTAERLRVKLHTGGVWSTDAIFRETRDKVQRYSSMGVLAVDMESTALMAIAMYRRVELGIALVITDELHGKEWGIKWNVHGDKERRIEREVVMAAIRTLSEA
- a CDS encoding S8 family peptidase; protein product: MSLKTRIVASILLLAVLVSTSVMMPLTTAYAASSSVTLILRIDKAQFNSRAVEALGGKLIYVADLAPVAIVSVPGKAVGLLKKLPGVLHVSMDGEVKTLEVKVNAPPVGRGPAKSQPAETLPWGVDYIDAEKVWPLGINGFVDVNGDGDSEIEVAIIDTGVDRDHPDLAANIKWGISVLNGRITENFDDINGHGTHVAGTIAALDNDIGVVGVAPGVEVYMIKALNNGGMGQWSDLIIAIDMAVKGPDGVIDADGDGVIVGDPEDDAPEVISMSLGGPDPPPELHDIIKAAYDYGIVIVAAAGNEGADTPSYPAAYPEVIAVGAVDENGTVPDWSNRNPEVAAPGVDILSTYPDDTYETLSGTSMATPHVSGTVALIQAARLANGLPLLPPGTETDMDTSTIRGILHVTAVDAGAVGYDELYGYGIINAYEAVNAALQ
- the tpiA gene encoding triose-phosphate isomerase encodes the protein MGTVLLSSLHAYYTSRREASRNYKGVPVLAVNYKAYPSAFGETGLAIALTAEKLAEEYNGIVRFILAVPATEITRISESTDKVVVYAQHADPIEPGAYTGYLPLEALKEAGAKGTLLNHSEHRIRLSDIDVLVRRATQLGLETLVCADTPTAAAAVAILSPTIIAIEPPELIGTGVSVSKAKPEVVTSTIQLVRMVNPDVPILAGAGITTGEDAAAALKLGANGVLVASAVMKAQDPEAKLLELAEALAKAAEKS